The Methanobacterium formicicum genome includes a region encoding these proteins:
- the fhcD gene encoding formylmethanofuran--tetrahydromethanopterin N-formyltransferase, whose amino-acid sequence MEINGVEIQDTFAEAFGIQVSRLLVTAATKKLAKIAATEATGYGTSVIGCPAEAGIDCYVPPEETPDGRPGYVIMICNMDKKKLDHELLERVGMCILTAATTAVFDAMEDPDEKMTTGKKLKFYGDGYEKKTEIDGRTIHSIPLMAGDFLVEEELGIRSGVAGGNLFIMAENPASGLLAAEVTVNAIESVPGTITPFPGGIVASGSKVGSNKYKFLGASTNEKMCVTLKDDVEECQIPTNVDGVYEIVIDGVDEDAVKAAMKAGIEAAVQVPGVIKISAGNFGGNLGAFKLNLHDLF is encoded by the coding sequence ATGGAAATAAACGGAGTGGAAATACAAGACACTTTTGCAGAAGCATTCGGTATACAGGTATCCCGATTACTAGTAACTGCAGCAACTAAAAAGCTGGCAAAAATCGCAGCTACAGAAGCTACTGGATATGGAACATCAGTAATCGGCTGCCCAGCCGAAGCAGGAATTGACTGTTACGTCCCACCAGAAGAAACCCCCGACGGCCGACCCGGTTACGTCATCATGATCTGTAACATGGACAAGAAGAAACTGGACCACGAACTACTGGAACGAGTGGGTATGTGTATCCTGACCGCAGCCACCACTGCAGTCTTCGATGCCATGGAAGACCCTGATGAGAAGATGACCACCGGTAAAAAACTCAAATTCTACGGAGACGGTTACGAGAAAAAAACAGAAATCGATGGAAGAACCATTCACTCCATCCCCCTCATGGCCGGGGACTTCCTGGTGGAAGAAGAACTGGGAATACGATCCGGTGTTGCCGGAGGAAACCTATTTATAATGGCTGAAAACCCAGCATCTGGACTTTTAGCTGCAGAAGTAACAGTTAATGCTATAGAATCTGTACCGGGAACTATAACTCCGTTCCCTGGTGGAATTGTGGCTTCCGGTTCCAAAGTGGGATCCAACAAGTACAAATTCCTGGGTGCATCCACCAACGAAAAAATGTGCGTAACCCTCAAGGACGATGTGGAAGAATGTCAGATTCCAACCAACGTAGACGGAGTTTACGAAATCGTTATTGACGGTGTGGATGAAGACGCAGTTAAAGCAGCCATGAAAGCAGGTATAGAAGCAGCAGTACAGGTTCCAGGTGTAATAAAAATCAGTGCCGGAAACTTCGGTGGAAACCTGGGTGCCTTCAAATTAAACCTGCACGACCTGTTCTAA